One genomic region from Vibrio sp. SCSIO 43137 encodes:
- the rbsA gene encoding ribose ABC transporter ATP-binding protein RbsA, producing MTQPILELSGIDKAFPGVKALDNACLNVYPGRVMALLGENGAGKSTLMKVLTGIYSLDAGSIKYQGENAKFEGPKHSQEAGISIIHQELNLIPELTIAENIFLGREKISPLGRILWAEMYQEADQLLARLNVKHSSKKQLGELSLGEQQMVEIAKALSFESRVIIMDEPTDALTDTETESLFKVIEELRQQGCGIVYISHRLKEIFQMCDDITVLRDGKFIGQCAVADTDEDRLIEMMVGRKLEEQYPRVDAVHGTTCLEVNNLSGSGVNNVSFKLDRGEILGVSGLMGAGRTELMKVIYGALERTSGEVVLDGKLINPRSPQDGLSSGIAYISEDRKGDGLVLSLSVKENMSLSSLDHLTKGLHIQNKDEAIAVEDFIKLFNIKTPGRNQIIGNLSGGNQQKVAIAKGLMTRPKVLILDEPTRGVDVGAKKEIYQLINKFKADGMSIILVSSEMPEVLGMSDRIMVMHEGHISGEFDAKDADQEKLMACAVGKLNQEAAA from the coding sequence ATGACTCAACCCATATTAGAGCTAAGCGGAATAGACAAAGCGTTTCCCGGTGTAAAGGCACTGGATAACGCCTGCCTGAACGTCTATCCCGGCCGCGTAATGGCGCTGCTGGGGGAGAATGGCGCAGGTAAATCTACCCTTATGAAAGTGCTGACAGGTATCTACTCCCTTGACGCCGGCTCAATAAAATATCAGGGAGAGAACGCAAAGTTTGAGGGACCCAAACATTCACAGGAAGCAGGGATCAGTATTATCCATCAGGAGCTGAACCTGATTCCGGAACTCACTATTGCAGAGAACATTTTCCTTGGCCGGGAAAAAATCTCACCTTTGGGCAGAATACTCTGGGCAGAGATGTATCAGGAAGCTGATCAACTGCTGGCAAGGCTGAACGTAAAACACAGTTCAAAGAAACAGCTTGGTGAACTGAGTCTGGGTGAGCAGCAGATGGTAGAAATTGCCAAAGCACTCTCGTTCGAATCCAGAGTCATTATTATGGATGAACCAACGGATGCCCTTACCGATACAGAGACCGAATCCCTGTTCAAAGTTATTGAAGAGCTGAGACAGCAAGGCTGCGGAATTGTCTATATCTCACACCGTCTTAAAGAGATTTTCCAGATGTGTGACGATATCACTGTGCTGCGTGACGGTAAGTTTATCGGCCAGTGTGCGGTTGCCGATACCGACGAGGACCGGTTAATTGAAATGATGGTTGGCCGTAAACTGGAAGAGCAGTATCCGCGCGTTGATGCGGTGCACGGCACCACCTGTCTGGAAGTGAACAACTTGTCTGGTTCTGGCGTTAACAATGTCAGCTTTAAGTTGGACAGAGGTGAAATCCTTGGTGTTTCCGGCTTGATGGGTGCAGGGCGAACTGAGCTGATGAAAGTGATTTACGGCGCACTGGAAAGAACCTCGGGAGAGGTCGTTCTGGACGGCAAGTTGATTAATCCCCGCAGCCCTCAGGATGGTTTGTCCAGCGGTATCGCTTATATTTCTGAAGACAGAAAGGGCGACGGTCTGGTGCTGAGTCTTTCAGTAAAAGAGAACATGTCGTTAAGTAGTCTGGATCATCTTACTAAAGGACTTCATATCCAGAACAAAGATGAAGCCATTGCGGTAGAAGATTTTATTAAGCTGTTTAATATCAAAACACCGGGCCGTAATCAGATAATCGGTAATCTGTCTGGTGGTAATCAGCAGAAAGTCGCCATTGCTAAAGGCCTGATGACAAGACCAAAAGTTCTGATCCTGGACGAGCCGACCCGTGGTGTCGATGTTGGTGCCAAGAAAGAGATTTACCAGCTGATCAACAAGTTCAAAGCGGACGGAATGAGCATTATTCTGGTCTCTTCAGAGATGCCTGAAGTTCTCGGAATGAGCGACCGGATTATGGTGATGCATGAAGGCCATATCAGCGGCGAGTTTGATGCAAAAGACGCAGACCAGGAAAAACTGATGGCTTGTGCTGTAGGTAAACTGAATCAGGAGGCTGCAGCATGA
- the rbsC gene encoding ribose ABC transporter permease, which translates to MNNQLTTNKTELMQDRKILSKEWLIEQKSLIALLFLIAVVSFLNPNFFTLDNILNILRQTSVNAIIAVGMTLVILTAGIDLSVGSVLALCGAFAASLVAMEVPVLIAVPTALVAGAALGAISGIIIAKGKVQAFIATLVTMTLLRGVTMVYTDGRPISTGFTDTADAFAWFGTGYTLGIPVPVWIMVMVFAAAWYVLNHTRFGRYVYALGGNESATRLSGIDVDKVKIGVYAVCGLLAALAGIIVTSRLSSAQPTAGMAYELDAIAAVVLGGTSLAGGRGRIMGTLIGALIIGFLNNALNLLDVSSYYQMIAKAVVILLAVLVDNKNK; encoded by the coding sequence ATGAATAACCAATTAACAACCAATAAGACTGAACTGATGCAAGATAGAAAAATATTGAGTAAAGAGTGGCTTATTGAACAAAAATCACTGATCGCATTACTGTTTTTGATTGCAGTGGTTTCGTTCCTCAACCCAAACTTCTTTACCCTGGATAACATACTGAACATTCTGAGACAGACTTCAGTAAACGCCATTATTGCCGTTGGTATGACACTGGTTATCCTGACTGCGGGTATTGACCTGAGTGTCGGCTCGGTATTGGCTTTGTGTGGTGCTTTCGCCGCCAGCCTTGTAGCCATGGAAGTTCCGGTACTTATTGCCGTTCCTACCGCACTGGTTGCTGGTGCAGCTTTGGGTGCTATCAGCGGAATTATTATTGCCAAAGGTAAGGTACAGGCCTTTATTGCCACACTGGTGACTATGACCTTACTGCGTGGTGTCACCATGGTGTATACCGATGGTCGTCCTATCTCAACTGGCTTTACCGATACCGCAGATGCTTTTGCATGGTTTGGTACCGGCTACACACTGGGTATCCCTGTTCCGGTATGGATTATGGTGATGGTGTTTGCAGCCGCATGGTATGTACTAAACCACACCCGCTTTGGCCGCTATGTTTATGCTCTGGGCGGAAACGAATCGGCTACCCGCTTGTCAGGCATTGATGTCGACAAAGTAAAAATCGGGGTTTATGCCGTGTGCGGTCTGTTAGCGGCGCTGGCAGGTATTATCGTTACATCACGACTCTCTTCTGCACAACCGACAGCAGGTATGGCTTATGAGCTAGACGCCATTGCCGCTGTAGTTCTGGGCGGAACCAGCCTGGCAGGTGGCCGTGGACGTATTATGGGAACCTTGATTGGTGCGCTAATCATTGGCTTCCTGAATAACGCCCTGAACCTGCTCGACGTATCCTCGTACTACCAGATGATTGCAAAAGCGGTCGTAATACTGCTGGCAGTACTGGTAGATAACAAAAACAAGTAA
- the rbsB gene encoding ribose ABC transporter substrate-binding protein RbsB: MKKIATYISAAVLTASMSASAFAEDTLAVVVSTLNNPFFVSMKDGAEAKAKELGYKLIVLDSQNDPSKELSNVEDLTVRGVKAILINPTDSDAVSNAIRMVNRSNIPVLTLDRGATRGDVVSHIASDNVVGGELAGNFIAEVVAPDAKVIQLEGIAGTSAARERGEGFMNAVKGSKMQLLASQPADFDRTKGLNVMENLLAANPDVQAVFAQNDEMALGALRAIQASGKEVVIVGFDGTDDGVAAVKRGQLAATVAQQPELIGALGIETADKVLKGAAVEEYIPVPLKIVVE; the protein is encoded by the coding sequence ATGAAAAAGATTGCAACTTATATCTCTGCTGCTGTTCTTACTGCTTCTATGAGTGCATCGGCATTTGCTGAAGATACTCTGGCTGTTGTTGTTTCGACACTGAACAACCCATTCTTTGTATCAATGAAAGATGGTGCTGAAGCTAAGGCGAAAGAGCTTGGTTATAAATTGATTGTACTGGATTCGCAAAATGACCCGAGTAAAGAACTTTCAAATGTGGAAGACCTTACTGTACGTGGTGTGAAAGCGATTCTGATTAACCCGACTGATTCAGACGCGGTATCTAACGCTATCCGCATGGTAAACCGTTCTAATATCCCTGTTCTTACCCTTGACCGTGGTGCGACACGTGGTGACGTAGTGAGCCATATCGCTTCTGACAACGTAGTTGGTGGTGAGCTTGCCGGTAACTTTATCGCTGAAGTTGTAGCACCTGACGCAAAAGTTATTCAGCTTGAAGGTATCGCAGGTACTTCTGCAGCGCGTGAGCGTGGTGAAGGCTTTATGAACGCAGTAAAAGGCAGCAAAATGCAGCTTCTTGCCAGCCAGCCTGCTGACTTTGACCGTACTAAAGGTCTGAACGTAATGGAAAACCTGCTTGCAGCTAACCCTGATGTTCAGGCAGTATTTGCTCAGAACGATGAGATGGCACTAGGTGCGCTACGTGCGATTCAGGCTTCAGGCAAAGAGGTTGTTATCGTAGGCTTTGACGGTACTGATGATGGTGTTGCAGCAGTTAAACGTGGCCAGTTAGCAGCAACAGTTGCACAGCAGCCTGAACTGATTGGTGCTCTTGGCATCGAAACTGCAGATAAAGTACTGAAAGGTGCGGCAGTGGAAGAGTACATTCCTGTTCCTCTGAAAATTGTGGTTGAATAA
- the rbsK gene encoding ribokinase has protein sequence MSKLVVMGSVNADHVLKVPSFPRPGETLHGEGYQVIPGGKGANQAVAAARLGADIAFIASVGDDAFGTEMKHSFTEMGMDTSAVMAESGTPTGIAMIQVAETGENSICISAEANGKLNADRITPHLDLVKQADYLLMQLETPIDGVELAAKTAKAAQTKVVLNPAPARELSDELLSLVDIITPNETEAEILTGVTVFDERSAQLAADILHAKGIKTVMITLGAKGVWLSCEKEQGEIVAGFRVDATDTTAAGDTYNGALVTALIEEKPMNQAIVFAHAAAAISVTRFGAQTSIPNREETDAFLTQQTNG, from the coding sequence ATGAGCAAGTTAGTAGTAATGGGCAGCGTGAATGCTGACCATGTGTTAAAGGTGCCTTCTTTCCCTCGTCCCGGTGAAACACTGCACGGTGAAGGCTATCAGGTGATTCCGGGTGGTAAAGGTGCCAATCAGGCTGTAGCAGCGGCTCGTCTGGGGGCTGATATTGCCTTTATCGCCAGCGTAGGTGATGACGCCTTCGGCACAGAAATGAAGCACAGTTTTACAGAGATGGGCATGGATACCTCAGCAGTAATGGCCGAGTCAGGTACGCCTACCGGTATCGCCATGATTCAGGTTGCCGAGACCGGCGAAAACAGCATCTGTATTTCAGCAGAAGCAAATGGCAAGCTGAACGCTGACAGAATTACCCCGCACCTTGATCTTGTTAAACAGGCGGATTACCTGCTGATGCAACTGGAAACACCTATTGATGGTGTTGAACTGGCAGCAAAAACAGCAAAAGCAGCACAGACAAAAGTGGTGCTAAACCCGGCTCCGGCCAGGGAGCTCAGTGATGAACTGCTTAGCTTAGTGGATATTATTACTCCCAATGAGACCGAGGCTGAAATTCTGACCGGTGTAACGGTGTTTGATGAGCGTTCTGCTCAACTGGCGGCAGATATTCTGCATGCCAAAGGCATTAAGACTGTCATGATAACCCTTGGCGCCAAAGGTGTCTGGCTAAGCTGTGAAAAAGAGCAAGGTGAGATTGTTGCCGGCTTCCGCGTTGATGCAACGGACACGACAGCTGCAGGCGATACCTATAACGGTGCCTTGGTAACGGCGCTGATTGAAGAGAAACCAATGAACCAAGCCATTGTGTTTGCTCACGCAGCCGCGGCTATTTCTGTTACCCGCTTTGGTGCTCAGACCTCTATTCCGAACCGGGAAGAGACAGACGCTTTTCTTACGCAACAAACTAACGGATAG
- a CDS encoding substrate-binding domain-containing protein, with protein sequence MATMKDIAKLAGVSTSTVSHVINQSRYVSEEISAKVQSAAKELNYAPSALARSLKMNRTRTIGLLVTTSTNPFFGEVVKGVERRCYEQNYNLILCNTEGDDARMKASISTLLEKRVDGLLLLCSTLEGQYLDIFELYPNIPTVVMDWGETHFTSDKINDNSEHGGYLAGRHLIENGHTEIGCITGPLNRHQAQIRFAGFKKAMSEAGLPVKDNWVVESNFECDGGYDAFNQLFNGEEMPSALFVCNDMMAMGVINAAAEHGVKIPQDLSLIGYDDIYISKFMVPPLTTIHQPKFRLGKAAVDRLLQRIDNGESDSKQVQLEPTLVTRNSVINK encoded by the coding sequence ATGGCTACAATGAAAGACATTGCAAAACTGGCCGGAGTATCCACTTCGACCGTCAGCCATGTGATCAATCAATCCCGCTACGTCAGTGAAGAGATTTCCGCTAAGGTGCAGAGTGCGGCAAAGGAACTTAACTACGCGCCTTCCGCTCTTGCCCGAAGTTTAAAGATGAACCGCACCCGAACCATAGGTTTGCTGGTAACTACCTCGACTAACCCGTTTTTTGGTGAGGTGGTAAAAGGGGTTGAGCGGCGCTGTTATGAGCAGAACTACAACCTGATCCTTTGTAATACGGAAGGTGATGATGCAAGAATGAAGGCCTCCATCAGTACGCTTCTTGAAAAGCGGGTGGACGGCCTGCTGCTGCTATGCTCGACATTGGAAGGGCAGTATCTGGATATCTTTGAACTTTACCCTAACATTCCTACTGTGGTGATGGACTGGGGTGAGACCCATTTCACCAGCGATAAGATCAACGATAACTCAGAACATGGCGGTTATCTGGCAGGCAGACACCTGATTGAAAACGGCCATACAGAGATTGGCTGTATTACCGGCCCGCTGAATCGTCATCAGGCTCAGATCCGTTTTGCCGGATTTAAGAAAGCCATGTCAGAAGCTGGTCTGCCGGTGAAAGATAACTGGGTTGTCGAATCAAACTTTGAATGTGACGGCGGCTATGATGCCTTTAATCAGCTGTTCAATGGTGAAGAGATGCCGTCTGCACTGTTTGTTTGTAACGATATGATGGCGATGGGGGTAATTAATGCCGCCGCAGAGCATGGCGTCAAAATTCCTCAGGATCTCTCTCTTATCGGTTACGATGATATCTATATTTCCAAGTTTATGGTGCCGCCGCTAACCACCATTCACCAGCCTAAGTTCAGGCTGGGCAAGGCCGCGGTCGACCGTCTACTGCAACGTATTGATAACGGTGAGAGTGACTCTAAGCAGGTTCAGCTGGAGCCGACTTTAGTTACCCGTAATAGTGTGATTAACAAATAA
- a CDS encoding DMT family transporter produces MPLSSALQLIALAAIWGSSFLFMRIAVPSLGPAYMIEARVLLAALFLFAVALVMKRKLNLLQYKKHFFIIGLFNTSLPFLLFAYAVQTLNASTLAVLNSTAAIWGTAIGVFWTKTPLTRRKAMGLALGVLGVVVLVGWDSAQLGEGSGLAITAGIMAAACYGIASNYTKTAPQISSFNNAHGNMWAASLIVLPLLPFIPVRESVGMEVASSVVALGVLCTGVAYLLYFKLINDVGAASALSVTFLIPAFGIFWGHLILDEAVGWNTVFGTLLVVSGTMLVTGFSMKAFVGKRFKTAKNR; encoded by the coding sequence ATGCCACTATCCAGCGCTTTACAACTTATCGCTCTAGCCGCCATATGGGGAAGTTCATTCCTTTTTATGAGGATAGCGGTACCTTCGCTGGGTCCGGCCTACATGATTGAAGCAAGGGTGCTTCTCGCAGCGCTGTTTCTGTTTGCTGTTGCACTGGTAATGAAACGAAAACTGAACCTGCTTCAGTATAAAAAGCATTTCTTTATTATCGGCCTGTTTAACACCTCCTTACCTTTTCTGCTGTTTGCTTATGCGGTTCAAACCCTGAACGCTTCTACTCTTGCGGTTCTTAACTCTACTGCCGCTATCTGGGGAACCGCCATCGGCGTATTCTGGACTAAGACCCCCCTAACCCGCAGAAAGGCTATGGGGCTTGCTTTAGGTGTACTCGGAGTTGTAGTTCTTGTGGGATGGGACAGTGCCCAATTAGGAGAAGGTTCCGGCCTGGCAATTACTGCCGGTATTATGGCTGCCGCCTGTTACGGTATCGCCAGTAACTACACCAAAACGGCCCCGCAGATTTCCTCTTTTAATAACGCTCACGGCAATATGTGGGCCGCTTCATTAATAGTTCTGCCTCTGCTGCCGTTTATTCCTGTACGTGAGTCGGTCGGCATGGAAGTAGCCAGCTCTGTCGTGGCGCTGGGTGTGCTCTGTACCGGTGTCGCTTATCTGCTCTACTTTAAACTGATTAATGATGTTGGTGCCGCATCGGCACTTTCCGTTACCTTTTTAATCCCGGCATTTGGTATTTTCTGGGGGCATCTGATTCTGGATGAAGCTGTAGGTTGGAATACGGTTTTTGGTACCCTGCTTGTCGTATCGGGCACCATGTTAGTGACAGGTTTTTCTATGAAAGCTTTTGTTGGCAAACGGTTTAAAACAGCCAAAAACCGCTGA
- a CDS encoding D-amino-acid transaminase: MERIVYINGDYLPESDAKISVFDRGFLFADAAYEVTSVLDGKLVDNEGHMARLKRSCEELSLPLTLSEEQLFSIHKELVRLNKLDEGGVYLQLTRGNDGDRDFGYSADIATTLVLFTQKKNLVTCPQADKGIAVVSVEDIRWKRRDIKTTSLLPACLAKQVALASGADDAWLTEDGYVTEGGSSNAYIVTQDDKLVTRPLSNHILHGITRASLLQLAEQNNIEIEERLFTVEEAKQAKEAFISSATTFVWPVVNIDGTTIGSGQPGELTRKLRDIYISMAKSMSR; encoded by the coding sequence ATGGAACGTATTGTTTATATCAATGGTGATTACTTACCCGAATCTGACGCAAAGATCTCCGTTTTTGACCGTGGATTTCTTTTTGCTGACGCAGCCTATGAAGTAACCTCAGTACTGGATGGAAAGTTAGTGGATAACGAAGGCCATATGGCCCGTCTGAAACGTTCATGTGAAGAGCTCAGCCTTCCTCTGACCTTAAGTGAAGAACAGCTGTTTTCCATTCATAAAGAGTTAGTGCGACTTAATAAACTTGATGAAGGTGGTGTCTATCTTCAGCTTACCCGTGGCAACGATGGCGATCGGGACTTTGGCTACAGCGCAGATATTGCAACGACTCTGGTGCTTTTTACCCAGAAGAAAAATCTGGTCACCTGTCCGCAGGCGGATAAGGGTATCGCCGTTGTGTCCGTAGAAGACATCCGCTGGAAACGACGGGATATAAAAACCACCAGCTTGTTGCCGGCCTGCCTTGCAAAACAGGTTGCCCTGGCCTCAGGAGCTGATGACGCATGGCTGACAGAAGACGGTTATGTTACTGAAGGAGGTTCCAGCAATGCTTATATTGTCACTCAGGACGATAAGCTGGTTACCCGCCCGTTAAGTAACCATATTCTGCACGGTATTACCCGCGCCAGCCTGCTGCAACTGGCGGAACAAAACAACATCGAGATTGAAGAAAGGCTGTTTACCGTCGAGGAAGCGAAACAGGCCAAAGAGGCCTTTATCAGCTCAGCGACCACGTTTGTCTGGCCGGTAGTTAATATTGACGGAACCACCATAGGCAGTGGTCAGCCTGGTGAACTCACCAGAAAACTTCGGGATATCTATATCAGCATGGCCAAATCCATGTCGCGTTAA
- a CDS encoding alanine/glycine:cation symporter family protein: MDFVTEFINNINGIVWGVPMLVMILGVGLFLTVGLKFMPIFNIGRAFRLLWSSRESDEKGEIPPFQALMTAMSATIGTGNIAGVATAVFIGGPGALFWMWLTALVGMATKFAEAVLAVKYREKDENGAFVGGPMYYIKNGMGEKWAWLGTLFALFGAVACFGIGNAVQSNSIAQVLESNFSFSPLIVGLIIMVLAGGVIIGGLKRVGRFAGAMVPIMAVAYILAGLAILLMNIGELGGAFALVFEYAFTPASAEGGFAGATVWMAIRFGVARGVFSNEAGLGSAPIAHASAQTDDPVRQGLIAMLGTFLDTLVICSITGLVIIISGEWTGGESGAALTSAAFGDILPGWGSYLVAVSLAVFAFTTIVGWSVYGERCAEYLFGAKAVMPFRVIFVLALPVGAMAELNFVWLLGDTLNAMMAIPNLIALAVLSPVVFSLTKAYFKREKAIKSAEDK; encoded by the coding sequence ATGGATTTTGTTACCGAGTTTATTAATAACATCAACGGCATTGTATGGGGTGTCCCTATGCTGGTGATGATACTTGGGGTGGGGCTGTTTCTGACCGTCGGCCTTAAGTTTATGCCCATCTTTAATATCGGCCGTGCTTTCCGCCTGTTGTGGAGCAGCAGAGAGTCAGATGAAAAAGGTGAGATCCCGCCATTTCAGGCACTGATGACCGCCATGTCTGCCACCATAGGTACAGGTAATATTGCCGGGGTGGCAACCGCTGTGTTTATCGGTGGCCCGGGAGCGCTGTTCTGGATGTGGCTGACGGCTCTGGTTGGTATGGCAACTAAGTTTGCCGAGGCGGTGCTGGCAGTTAAATACCGTGAGAAAGATGAAAACGGCGCTTTTGTCGGCGGCCCTATGTACTACATCAAAAACGGTATGGGTGAAAAATGGGCATGGCTGGGAACCCTGTTTGCTCTGTTTGGTGCTGTGGCCTGTTTTGGTATCGGTAATGCGGTTCAGTCTAACTCCATTGCACAAGTTCTGGAGTCTAATTTCTCATTTTCACCGCTTATTGTTGGTCTGATCATTATGGTGCTTGCCGGCGGGGTTATTATTGGCGGTCTTAAGCGGGTTGGTCGTTTTGCCGGTGCTATGGTCCCTATTATGGCCGTTGCCTATATTCTGGCTGGTCTGGCTATCCTGCTGATGAACATCGGCGAGTTAGGCGGTGCATTTGCATTGGTGTTTGAGTACGCCTTTACTCCGGCGTCTGCCGAAGGTGGTTTTGCCGGTGCAACGGTATGGATGGCGATTCGCTTTGGTGTTGCCCGTGGTGTTTTCTCAAACGAAGCCGGTTTAGGTTCAGCGCCTATTGCCCACGCCAGTGCCCAGACGGATGATCCGGTTCGTCAGGGTTTGATTGCTATGCTGGGTACCTTCTTAGATACGCTAGTGATCTGTAGCATTACCGGTTTGGTGATTATTATTTCCGGAGAGTGGACAGGCGGAGAGTCAGGTGCGGCATTAACATCGGCGGCGTTTGGTGACATTCTTCCGGGCTGGGGTAGTTATCTGGTCGCGGTTAGTCTGGCGGTGTTTGCCTTTACCACTATTGTTGGTTGGTCGGTTTATGGTGAGCGTTGTGCCGAATACCTGTTTGGCGCTAAGGCGGTAATGCCGTTCAGGGTTATCTTTGTACTGGCACTTCCTGTCGGCGCCATGGCAGAACTTAACTTTGTCTGGCTGCTGGGTGATACGCTAAACGCTATGATGGCGATTCCTAACCTTATTGCTCTGGCGGTACTGAGCCCTGTGGTCTTTAGCCTGACCAAAGCTTATTTCAAGCGCGAAAAAGCGATTAAGAGCGCGGAAGATAAGTAA
- the citC gene encoding [citrate (pro-3S)-lyase] ligase, which translates to MAIYFDKTKTRAGRKLAMVNSFLNSMGLGIDADVEYFVCAIEDEAVVACGGLAGNTLKSIAVSPQYQGEGVSTRLLTELVTHAYDLGRYNLFIYTKPENYRMFHQAGFHLITSVKDRVILLENSRSRLKKYCSKLRTLKRAGDKVGSIVMNANPFTKGHRYLVEHAAGQCDWLHLFVVKEDSSFFTYQDRINMIRAGVEDLGNVIVHDGSDYIISRATFPSYFLKDDGVVNYCHTAVDLQLFRSYIGPALGITHRFVGTEPICTVTRFYNQQMQTWLTTQSLDSDPITLIEIPRAEIEEQPISASLVRHLLFNNEWDEIKKLVPDSSYQYLKTLFNTEDSIYQHRKRDYTAKPEIAMAAMPMLSAAV; encoded by the coding sequence ATGGCCATCTATTTTGACAAAACAAAAACCAGAGCGGGCAGAAAGCTGGCGATGGTTAACTCCTTTTTAAACAGTATGGGGCTGGGTATCGATGCTGATGTGGAGTATTTTGTCTGTGCTATTGAGGATGAAGCCGTTGTGGCCTGTGGTGGCCTGGCTGGTAACACTCTTAAATCTATCGCTGTTTCGCCGCAATATCAGGGCGAAGGCGTCTCTACCCGTCTGCTGACCGAACTGGTCACTCATGCCTATGATCTTGGCCGCTATAACCTGTTTATCTATACCAAGCCGGAAAACTACCGCATGTTTCATCAGGCTGGATTCCACTTAATAACCTCAGTAAAAGACAGGGTGATACTACTGGAAAACAGCCGCAGCCGGCTGAAAAAGTACTGTAGTAAACTCCGCACACTAAAGCGTGCCGGCGACAAGGTCGGCAGCATCGTAATGAATGCCAACCCTTTTACCAAAGGGCACCGCTATCTGGTTGAGCATGCGGCAGGCCAATGTGACTGGCTACATCTGTTTGTAGTGAAAGAGGATAGCTCGTTTTTTACCTATCAGGACCGTATCAATATGATCCGTGCCGGAGTCGAAGACCTTGGCAACGTGATCGTTCATGACGGTTCAGACTATATTATCTCCCGGGCGACTTTCCCCAGTTATTTTCTTAAAGACGACGGTGTGGTGAACTACTGCCATACCGCAGTGGACTTGCAACTATTCAGAAGCTATATCGGTCCTGCACTGGGCATCACACACCGCTTTGTCGGTACTGAGCCCATCTGTACTGTTACCCGATTTTATAATCAGCAGATGCAGACATGGCTTACGACCCAGTCACTGGATTCTGATCCTATTACCCTGATTGAGATTCCCAGAGCGGAGATAGAGGAGCAGCCAATTTCCGCTTCACTGGTACGTCATTTACTATTTAACAATGAGTGGGATGAGATAAAGAAACTGGTGCCGGATAGCAGTTATCAATATCTGAAAACTCTATTCAACACTGAAGATTCCATCTATCAACACAGAAAGAGAGACTACACAGCCAAGCCGGAAATCGCTATGGCAGCAATGCCTATGCTTAGTGCGGCAGTTTGA
- the citD gene encoding citrate lyase acyl carrier protein: MLISRRSYAGTLESSDLLVEISPSETDELDIEVTSSVEKQFGVAIEKVVRETLSQMGVKSGFVSVNDKGALDCIIRARVQAAVIRASETQEIEWGGLS; encoded by the coding sequence ATGCTTATCAGTCGGCGGTCATACGCTGGGACTCTGGAGTCGAGTGATCTGTTGGTGGAGATATCTCCGTCAGAAACAGACGAACTTGATATCGAAGTCACCAGCTCAGTAGAGAAACAGTTTGGCGTGGCAATAGAGAAGGTAGTGAGGGAAACCTTGTCGCAGATGGGTGTTAAATCGGGTTTTGTCTCGGTGAACGATAAAGGTGCCCTTGACTGCATTATCCGAGCCCGTGTGCAGGCGGCCGTTATCCGCGCATCGGAAACTCAGGAGATTGAGTGGGGAGGCCTGTCATGA